The bacterium sequence AGGGACCTGCTGTCTTTAGGCTAGCCGAGCATATTGAAAGGATGTTTTCGGGTATGCATTTCTGCAAGATGAAGGTCTCCTATACAGAGGAGGATATTTGTAAAGCAATCTGTGAGCTTATTAGGATAAATAGGTTGGATGCTTGTTATATAAGACCGATTGCCTATTTTGGATTTAAAGAGATGGGTCTTTTTCCCTTGAATAACCCGGTAAATTTTGCCATTGCTGTCTGGCCCTGGGGGACATATTTGGGAGAAGAGGGGATAAAGGAGGGGATAAGGTGTAAGATCTCATCCTGGCTAAGGATGGATTCAAGAATCTTCCCCCCCCAGGTAAAAAACTCGGGAAACTACGCAAATTCAATTTTGGCAAAGATAGAGGCTTTGGAATGTGGATACAATGAGGCAATCCAGCTAAATACTCAAGGTTTAGTATCAGAAGGTCCAGGTGAAAATATCTTTCTGATAAAGAATGGAAAATTATTTACCCCATCTATAGCTTCTGGCTCTCTTTATGGCATTACCGCCCAATCTGTGATAAAAATAGCAGATGACTTGGGGATTTCATTTGAAAGGAGGGATATTTTAAGGGATGAGTTATTCTTTGCTGATGAGCTATTCTTTACTGGAACAGCGGCAGAGATTACACCCATAAGGGAGGTAGATGGAAGGATAATCAAAGATGGCAAAAGGGGTCCTTTAACCGAGAAGATACAAAATATATTCTTTGATGCGGTAAAAGGAAACCTTCCCCAATACCATCCCTGGCTTACCTTTGTTAATCCTTGAAAGGAAAGGTCTACCTTATCGGAGCAGGGCCAGGCGACCCTTCTCTTCTTACCCTAAAGGCAATTAAAGCAATTGAGGAATCAGATATAATTTTATACGATTGCCTTGTCTCAAAAGAGATAATTGATACCCTCCCAAAAAACAAAAGCCTTTTGTGTGTAGGAAAGATGGGGCAAAATCACATTATGGAGCAGGATGAGATAAACAGCCTTCTTTATAACCTTGCCCAAAGCGGAAATATTGTGGCAAGGCTTAAAGGAGGGGATCCCTTCTTGTTTGGAAGAGGTGGAGAGGAGGCGCTATATCTTATGGAAAAAGGGGTTGAGGTTGAGATAATCCCGGGAATATCCTCGGCACTTGCTTGCCCCTTGTATGCTGGAATCTCTATAACCCATCGGGGTTATGCCTCAGCTTGCACAATCATTACCGGCCATAGAAAGGATAATGAAAATATTA is a genomic window containing:
- a CDS encoding branched-chain amino acid transaminase, translated to MEKTDKIWMDGEFVDWDACNIHILTHSLHYGMAIFEGIRCYKTEKGPAVFRLAEHIERMFSGMHFCKMKVSYTEEDICKAICELIRINRLDACYIRPIAYFGFKEMGLFPLNNPVNFAIAVWPWGTYLGEEGIKEGIRCKISSWLRMDSRIFPPQVKNSGNYANSILAKIEALECGYNEAIQLNTQGLVSEGPGENIFLIKNGKLFTPSIASGSLYGITAQSVIKIADDLGISFERRDILRDELFFADELFFTGTAAEITPIREVDGRIIKDGKRGPLTEKIQNIFFDAVKGNLPQYHPWLTFVNP